The following proteins are co-located in the Engraulis encrasicolus isolate BLACKSEA-1 chromosome 2, IST_EnEncr_1.0, whole genome shotgun sequence genome:
- the zgc:158803 gene encoding LUC7 domain-containing protein — MSAQAQMRAMLDQLMGTGRDGDSMRQRIKFTDERVCKSHLLNSCPHDILSGTRMDLGECEKVHDLALRADYEIASKQKEFFFELDAAEHLQSFIADCDRRTDLAKKRLAETQEEISAEVAAKAERVHELNEEIGKLLARAEQLGGEGNVDEAQLVLENVEKTKAMKKEAEDVYRNSMPASSFQQQKLRVCEVCSAYLGLHDNDRRLADHFGGKLHLGFIEIREKLDKLRKSVAEKQETMRTRRREERDKEEQQEREWEREREREREREREREREREREMERERERRIDRERRRSRSRSAERYRDGSSSSRHARRHKSSRSREEGGERDRDRDRERRHRHRHKDRHRSRSHSHPHSHKSKKKRSSRDRSPHQRERGYSPGQEEMGQEGMGQEGSRGGMNEVPPHRDTERLMMDEEWSASPDVPRGREEHSPSPDRRSSSEERESGEL, encoded by the exons ATGTCGGCTCAAGCGCAGATGCGGGCGATGCTCGACCAACTAATGGGCACTGGAAGAGATG GGGACAGCATGCGCCAGAGAATAAAgtttactgatgagagggtctGCAAGAGTCACCTGCTGAATTCATGTCCTCACGACATACTCTCTGGCACT aggaTGGACTTGGGAGAATGTGAGAAGGTCCATGACCTGGCCCTCCGGGCGGACTATGAAATTGCGTCCAAACAGAAGGAATTCTTTTTTGAGCTAGAT GCAGCAGAACATCTGCAGTCATTCATCGCTGACTGTGACAGAAGGACCGACCTTGCCAAGAAACGTCTTGCAGAGACACAAGAGGAGATAAGTGCTGAAGTTGCAGCAAAG gCGGAGCGTGTGCACGAGCTGAACGAGGAGATTGGAAAGCTGCTAGCGCGAGCAGAGCAGCTCGGCGGAGAAGGAAACGTGGACGAGGCGCAGCTGGTGCTCGAGAATGTGGAGAAGACTAAAGCCATGAAGAAGGAGgccgag GATGTTTACAGAAACTCCATGCCAGCTTCAAGCTTCCAGCAGCAGAAACTCCGGGTGTGTGAGGTGTGCTCTGCCTACCTTGGTCTCCATGACAATGACCGGCGCCTGGCGGACCACTTTGGAGGAAAGCTGCATTTGGGATTCATAGAAATTCGCGAGAAGCTTGATAAGCTTAGG AAATCTGTGGCAGAGAAACAGGAAACGATGAGGACCAGGAGACGGGAGGAGCGAGACAAAGAAGAGCAACAGGAGAGGGAGTGGGAacgcgaacgagagagagagcgtgagagggaaagggagagggaaagagagcgagagagagaaatggagagagaacgagaacgacgTATAGACCGAGAGAGACGGAG ATCAAGATCCAGAAGTGCGGAGAGATACAG GGATGGAAGCAGCTCTTCTCGCCATGCAAGACGTCACAAGTCGTCGCGGTCGcgtgaggagggaggggagagggatagagacagagacagagagaggaggcacagacacaggcacaaggACCGGCATCGCTCACGCTCCCACTCTCACCCTCACTCCCACAAGAGCAAGAAGAAGAG GTCGTCCAGGGACCGCTCGCCCCACCAGAGGGAGAGGGGCTACTCTCCGGGCCAGGAGGAGATGGGCCAAGAGGGCATGGGCCAAGAGGGCAGCCGCGGCGGCATGAATGAGGTGCCTCCGCACAGGGACACGGAGAGGCTGATGATGGACGAGGAGTGGTCGGCCTCCCCAGACGTGCCCAGGGGCCGCGAGGAGCACTCGCCCTCCCCGGACAGGCGCTCCAGTTCAGAAGAGCGGGAGTCCGGGGAGCTCTAG
- the LOC134469738 gene encoding metabotropic glutamate receptor 8-like, translating into MEHRAAVQYRYLLMLLSMCLRTVQPQQEVLLPETIRLEGDIILGGLFPVHARGETDSGSACGELRKDKGIQRLEAMLYAIDRVNNDPELLPNVTLGAVILDTCSWDTYAVKQSLTFLEALIETPRDVRCPSGDRPIFTKQDKIVGVIGAAASSESITVANLLRVFEIPQISYASTAPELSDDGRYEFFSRVVPSDAFQARAMLDIAVALGWKNVSTLASEGSYGESGVEAFLQLSRESGVVHVAQSQQIPREPTPGEFDRLVSRLLETPSARAVIVFANVDDIRRVLEAAKRSHLTDHFLWLGSDSWGAKMSPVLNQEDVAHGAITILPKRASISAFDRYFISRSSQNNRRNVWFTEFWEKNFDCKFDIVGYSKRKGIDSLRKCTGLEKTGRDSSYEQEGKVQFVIDAVYAMAHALHNMQQDLCGGLPHLCSRMDPVDGKTLLSYIRAVNFSGSASTPVKFSKNGDAPGRYEIFQYQSSDTSKGEYKVVGRYADKLYLDVSKIV; encoded by the coding sequence atggagCATAGAGCAGCGGTCCAGTACAGATACCTCCTCATGCTGCTGAGCATGTGCCTAAGGACTGTGCAACCACAGCAAGAGGTGCTTCTTCCAGAGACCATCCGGCTGGAAGGCGACATCATCCTGGGGGGTCTCTTCCCGGTGCATGCTCGTGGCGAGACGGATTCAGGGTCGGCGTGCGGTGAGCTGAGGAAGGACAAGGGCATCCAACGTCTCGAGGCCATGCTGTATGCCATTGACCGGGTCAACAACGACCCAGAGCTACTACCCAACGTCACGCTGGGTGCTGTCATTCTGGACACGTGCTCGTGGGACACCTATGCCGTGAAGCAGTCACTGACCTTCTTGGAGGCACTAATTGAGACTCCTCGAGACGTGCGCTGCCCCAGTGGCGATAGGCCAATCTTCACCAAGCAGGACAAGATTGTCGGAGTGATAGGCGCCGCCGCCAGCTCCGAGTCCATCACGGTGGCCAATCTCCTGCGGGTCTTTGAGATCCCTCAGATCAGCTATGCGTCCACGGCTCCTGAGCTGAGTGATGATGGGCGGTACGAGTTCTTCTCGCGCGTGGTGCCGTCCGACGCCTTCCAGGCCCGGGCCATGCTGGACATTGCGGTGGCGCTGGGCTGGAAAAACGTCTCCACGCTGGCATCGGAAGGCTCGTACGGGGAGAGTGGCGTGGAAGCCTTCCTGCAGCTCTCACGCGAGTCAGGTGTGGTGCACGTGGCCCAGTCCCAGCAGATCCCTAGGGAGCCCACACCTGGGGAGTTTGACAGGCTTGTCTCCCGCCTTCTAGAGACCCCCAGCGCACGTGCAGTCATCGTGTTTGCCAATGTGGATGATATCAGGCGTGTCCTGGAAGCTGCAAAGCGCAGCCACCTGACGGATCACTTCCTGTGGCTGGGCTCTGACAGCTGGGGGGCCAAAATGTCCCCTGTGCTCAACCAGGAGGACGTGGCCCACGGAGCCATCACCATCCTGCCCAAGAGGGCATCCATCTCTGCATTTGACAGGTACTTCATAAGCCGCTCTTCGCAGAACAATAGGCGGAATGTTTGGTTTACTGAATTCTGGGAGAAAAACTTTGACTGCAAGTTTGATATAGTCGGGTATAGTAAACGGAAGGGTATTGATAGTCTAAGGAAATGCACAGGATTGGAGAAAACCGGCAGGGACTCTTCCTATGAGCAGGAGGGGAAGGTCCAGTTTGTGATTGACGCGGTGTACGCCATGGCACACGCCCTCCACAATATGCAGCAGGACTTGTGCGGCGGATTGCCACACCTGTGCTCACGGATGGACCCCGTTGATGGCAAGACACTCCTCAGCTACATCCGGGCGGTAAACTTCAGTGGAAGTGCCAGTACCCCTGTGAAGTTCAGCAAGAACGGAGATGCTCCTGGACGCTACGAGATCTTCCAGTACCAGTCATCTGACACCTCAAAGGGGGAATACAAAGTTGTTGGGCGTTACGCTGACAAATTGTATTTGGATGTCAGCAAGATTGTCTAG
- the prmt5 gene encoding protein arginine N-methyltransferase 5, giving the protein MASGSAMSKVSCGRDLDCVPEVTDTVAAVAKYGFDFLCMPIFHPRFKRESELEPVKSRPGAKTRSDLLLSAREWNTLTVGKLSPWIDVDSELTTVRNNSEQAMVQELNYCAYLSLPAFMIPLTTPHFANMARVLLSHIQTGHHLTTFWIRVPLMDPEDMLDDIVENAPSSSNSDEEKTWHWWNSFRTLCDYNKRVCLAIEIVSDVPSDAVIEKWLGEPIKAAILPTSIFLTNKKGFPVLSKAHQRVIVRLFKLDVQFIFTGTSQHSERDFRVYLQYLEYLNQSRPAPNSYDMFSKGYEDYLQSPLQPLMDNLEAQTYEVFEKDPVKYSQYQDAVFKCLLDRVPEEEKDTNVQVLMVLGAGRGPLVNASLKAAKQANRKLRVYAVEKNTSAVITLENVVFEEWGDQVTVVSCDMREWKAPEKADIIVSELLGSFGDNELSPECLDGAQHLLKEGGVSIPCSYTSFLAPLSSSKLYNEVRACRERDKHPECHFETPYVVRLHNFQQMAPALPCFTFVHPTDNTNNNRYICLRFNAASSTVIHGFAGYFEATLYKDVMLSIRPETHSTGMFSWFPILFPLKQPLPVERGEHVSVRFWRCNNGRKVWYEWAVTEPFCSPIHNPAGRSYTIGL; this is encoded by the coding sequence ATGGCGTCTGGCAGTGCAATGAGCAAGGTCTCCTGCGGGAGAGATTTAGATTGTGTACCAGAAGTAACCGACACTGTAGCTGCTGTGGCAAAATATGGATTTGACTTCCTATGTATGCCTATCTTCCATCCTCGGTTCAAAAGGGAATCGGAACTGGAACCGGTAAAGTCCCGACCAGGGGCTAAAACCCGCTCGGACCTGCTGCTGAGTGCAAGAGAATGGAATACACTAACTGTCGGGAAGTTGTCGCCGTGGATAGATGTGGACTCGGAATTGACAACAGTGCGCAACAACTCCGAACAAGCTATGGTTCAGGAGCTGAATTACTGTGCCTACCTAAGCCTGCCAGCCTTTATGATACCCCTGACGACACCTCACTTCGCCAACATGGCCCGCGTTCTGCTCAGCCACATTCAAACAGGACACCATTTGACTACGTTTTGGATCCGGGTGCCACTGATGGATCCGGAAGACATGCTGGATGATATCGTCGAGAATGCGCCCTCATCCTCGAACAGCGATGAAGAGAAAACCTGGCACTGGTGGAACTCCTTCAGAACGCTCTGCGACTACAACAAGCGGGTATGTTTAGCCATTGAAATCGTGTCTGATGTACCGTCTGATGCTGTCATTGAAAAATGGCTTGGAGAGCCGATCAAAGCTGCCATTCTGCCCACCAGCATCTTCCTGACCAACAAAAAAGGCTTTCCGGTACTCTCCAAGGCCCACCAGCGTGTCATTGTGCGCCTGTTCAAGCTGGACGTGCAGTTCATATTCACGGGCACTAGTCAGCACAGTGAGAGAGACTTCCGTGTGTACCTCCAATACCTGGAGTACCTCAACCAGAGCCGGCCGGCTCCCAACTCCTATGACATGTTCTCCAAAGGCTATGAAGATTACCTTCAGTCACCACTACAGCCACTGATGGACAACCTGGAGGCACAGACCTATGAGGTGTTTGAGAAGGACCCTGTGAAGTATTCACAGTATCAGGACGCCGTGTTCAAGTGCCTGCTGGACAGAGTGCCGGAAGAGGAGAAGGACACCAACGTGCAGGTGCTGATGGTGCTTGGAGCCGGCCGAGGCCCCCTGGTCAACGCCTCCCTGAAGGCAGCCAAGCAGGCCAACAGGAAGCTGCGCGTGTACGCCGTGGAGAAGAACACCAGCGCCGTCATCACGCTGGAGAACGTGGTGTTTGAGGAGTGGGGCGACCAAGTGACTGTGGTGTCGTGTGACATGCGGGAGTGGAAGGCCCCGGAGAAAGCCGACATCATCGTGAGCGAGCTGCTGGGGTCATTTGGGGACAACGAGCTGTCCCCCGAGTGCCTGGACGGGGCCCAGCACCTGCTGAAAGAGGGCGGCGTGAGCATCCCCTGCTCCTACACCTCCTTCCTGGCCCCGCTGTCCTCCTCCAAGCTCTACAATGAGGTGAGGGCCTGCAGAGAGCGGGACAAGCATCCCGAGTGCCACTTCGAGACGCCCTACGTGGTCCGGCTCCACAACTTCCAGCAGATGGCCCCCGCCCTGCCGTGCTTCACGTTTGTGCACCCGACcgacaacaccaacaacaacaggtACATCTGCCTGCGGTTCAACGCCGCCAGCAGCACGGTGATCCACGGCTTCGCCGGCTACTTCGAGGCCACGCTGTACAAGGATGTGATGCTGAGCATCAGGCCCGAGACCCATTCCACGGGGATGTTCTCCTGGTTCCCCATCCTGTTCCCGCTGAAGCAGCCGCTGCCCGTGGAGCGCGGCGAGCATGTGAGCGTGCGCTTCTGGCGGTGCAACAACGGGAGGAAGGTGTGGTATGAGTGGGCAGTCACCGAGCCCTTCTGTTCTCCCATCCACAACCCAGCAGGCCGCTCCTACACCATCGgcctgtga
- the ccdc86 gene encoding coiled-coil domain-containing protein 86 produces the protein MSASEAQDDMHHEGELDDTPPVVTRTRSGRRVRTPAALLDSEVTTVAKRPMRRRGSVIQEVPVISDTFNMCESEIVKLTSEVETPETVPEQEAPGPVADTPMDVTTVDVTVRSDVAHEKENLIDSSTPLETCPHPNGGPKKRTTSESSVQLAVPFGKPKSGRVWKDRKTQRFSALVRDKPLRTSWEKKMEARREKELVKKYQLQLKEEKNREKQEKRQRREENLKRRAENERKAEIVQVIHNTAKIKRMKKKQLRKIEKRDTLPMIQKSK, from the coding sequence ATGTCTGCCAGCGAGGCGCAGGATGACATGCACCATGAAGGGGAACTGGACGACACTCCTCCCGTGGTAACACGGACACGAAGTGGTCGTCGCGTTCGTACTCCTGCTGCTCTTCTCGACTCAGAAGTGACCACTGTGGCGAAAAGACCGATGCGTCGGAGAGGGTCGGTGATTCAAGAAGTGCCTGTCATCTCAGATACGTTCAACATGTGTGAGTCTGAAATTGTGAAGCTTACTTCAGAAGTTGAAACGCCAGAGACTGTCCCAGAACAGGAGGCACCTGGACCGGTTGCAGACACCCCCATGGATGTCACCACTGTTGATGTGACTGTGAGGTCAGATGTCGCTCACGAGAAGGAAAACTTAATTGATTCCAGTACACCCCTCGAGACATGCCCGCATCCTAATGGGGGGCCCAAGAAAAGAACCACTTCAGAGTCCAGTGTGCAACTTGCAGTACCATTTGGAAAACCGAAGTCAGGGCGCGTGTGGAAGGACCGCAAGACGCAGAGATTCTCAGCCCTGGTGAGGGACAAGCCTCTACGCACATCATGGGAGAAGAAGATGGAGGCCAGACGGGAGAAGGAACTGGTCAAGAAATACCAGCTACagctgaaggaggagaagaacagagagaagcaggagaagaggcaaagaagagaggagaacctGAAGCGAAGGGCTGAGAATGAGCGGAAGGCAGAGATTGTGCAGGTCATACACAACACAGCAAAGAtcaagaggatgaagaagaagcaACTGAGGAAAATAGAGAAGCGGGACACTTTACCCATGATTCAAAAGTCAAAATAA